The Cyclobacteriaceae bacterium DNA segment GGTGCTGGCAGTACCTTTACCATTACCCTTCTGGACGCCTGAGTCTATTGTAAATGTTTTAGCCGAATAATTTCCTCTTTGGTGAGGTGGCGAAAATGGCCACGCGGCAAATCCTTCTTATCAAGTCCTGCGTACACGGAGCGGTCAAGCTTAACCACCTCGTATTCCAGTTTTTCAAAAATTCTACGTACTACACGGTTCCAGCCAATGTGCAATTCAATGCCCACCGTCTTTCCATCATCCGAAACAATGGCCAGGTCATCAACCATAGCACGGCCTTCTTCCAACTGAACACCGTCCAGTATTTTTTGAAAATCATTCTTCGTAAGCGGACGACTCAACTCCACCTTGTAAATCTTCTTCACGTTGTATGAAGGATGCGAGAGTTTATCGGCAAGATCACCATCGTTGGTGAACAGCAACAAGCCTGTTGTATTTCGGTCGAGGCGGCCAACCGGATAAATGCGCTCCTTCACTGCGTTACCAATGATGTGCATTACAGTGTTGCGCTCTTGCGGATCGCTGGTGGTGGTGAGGTAGCCTTTTGGTTTATTCATTAAAATATACACCGGCTTTTCGGCCTGAAGCTTTTTGCTTTCATAGCGAACATCATCACCGGGGCTTACCAGAAAGCCCATTTCAGTAATCACTTTTCCGTTTACTGAAACCAGTCCCAACTTAATGCGTTCATCTGCTTCGCGCCTGGAACAAATGCCGCTGTTGGCGATGTAGCGGTTAAGCCGGATTTTACCCGTTGTGTTCGCAATAGTTGGTGCTTCTTCTTTCTTTGAAGAATATTTTCCGGGCTTGTTTCGATTAAACTTCTGCTTGTTGAAAAAGCCACGCGGCTGTTCGCCTGCTTCATCTTTTCTTCTAGGCTTTGCAGGCTGAGATGAAAACGAAGATGATCCGGACTTGGAGAATTTTTTTCTGCGATCATCTCCTCTTTCAAAGGAGGATGAACTTCCTCTTACTGATTTTGAAAAGCCTGTGCTTTTTGGTTTGTCGAAAGATTTTTCTTTGCGCTCTCCTCCTTTTTCAAAAGAAGTGGTGCTGTCTTTCTTTCTGAAAGAACGTGAGTCAGAAGAAGAGCCTCGTTCCGACTTTGAAAAACCTGAGCCTTTCGGTTTATCGAACGACCTTCCTTTGCGTTCTCCACTTTTTCCAAACGAGGTGGTGCTGTCTTTCTTTCTAAACGGACGCTTCTCATCATCAGATGAATCTCTTTTGCTTCCTTTCGAAAAACGTGAACCAGTTGGTTTATCAAATGATTTTTTGCCTAAGGAGCGGTCACTTTTGCCGCGCGCGGGGCCCGATGTATTACGCTTGCGCATCGGGTTCTTTTAAATCTGTGCTCTCGCCAATTACGTTTATCTCGCTGGTAAAATCTTTTGGCACCGGCAGGTCTGCCAGATCGTTGATGCCAAAATATTCCATGAACTTCGGTGACGTGCCATACAACATGGGTCTTCCGATGGTCTCGGCCTTGCCTTTAATCTCCACCAATCCTTTGTCCAGTAATTTCTGAACGGCATAATCGCAGTTTACACCACGAATGTTTTCAATATCCGTTTTTGAAATGGGTTGCTTGTAGGCGATGATGGCCAACGTTTCCATCGCTGAAGTAGACAATCTCTTTTTTGATTGCTGCTTCAACAGGATGGCGATGCTGCTCTGATAAGCAGGCTTGGTTAAAAACTGATAACCGCCACCGGCTTTATTCAATTGAAATGAAAATTCTTCGGAAAGAAATTTGTCTTCCAATCGTTTGATGGCGTTTACAATATCCTCTTCGGGAACATCCGCATTGAACATTTCCGAAAGACATGATTTTATATCGGCCAGCTTTACCGGGGTAGGCGAGCAGAAAATCAATGCTTCAATATGGTTCTGAAGAAAATCCACGTTAGTCTTTCTTCATCATTTTAGCCTCAATGGATTGCGTAGTGTGCGGCACGGCAATCAAGCGCTCCTTTGGTATTAGCTTTCCGGTAACCGAGCAAATGCCATAGGTTCCATTCTTAATACGCACCAAAGCGTTCTCCAAATTCGTGATATATTTCTGCTGACGTGCAGCCAGCTGACTGAGGTTTTCCTTTTCGGCCGTTTCCGCTCCATCTTCCAACACTTTGGTATTTCCACCAGATGTTGCATCCGTGCCCTCATCATTATTGCGATTCAGGGTCTCTTTCAAAATTTTGTATTCACCACGGGCCTTCTCCAGTTTTTCCAGGATCAGGGTTTCAAATTCCTTAAGTTCTTCATCCGAATAACGTGTTTTGTCTTCGGGAACTGATATTTTCTTTGCTGGCTTATGCGCGATGGGGCGCTGTGTAATCGGAGGGAAAAATGTATTCAGGTTTGGAACAGCCGGTCTTTCAGCAACTTTTACCGAAGGCGACTTTTTAGGTGCCACAACCTTCTTTTCAACAGGCTTTGGCGCTGCCTTTTTAGCTACCTTTTTTACCGCCTTTTTGGCAACCGGCTTAGCTGCTTTTTTCGGAGCAGGCTTCTTAGCCACCTTCTTAGCTTTAGGAGCTGCCTTCTTAGCTTTTGCCTTGGAAGCGGTTTTCTTTGCTGCCTTGGCGGTTTTCTTGGTCTTTGCCATGATTTCCCTGTTTAAAAAGTTGCGCAAAAATACGGGGTGGGGTGTAAAACAAAAAATATGAGGGGATTTATTGTCCTGAGCAACGCTAATACCGCGCTGCTATCACCACACGTTTTCTGTAGGTATCAACGTTCCCATTACCATCAAACACCTCAAGCCACACCACATAATAACCCGGCCGTGCCCTGGTACCATCATCGCGTTCACCATCCCAGCGAAAAAACCCTTCTGTTGCCAATGTTTCGTTATTGGCAAGTTGCTTCACCTCGCGTCCCTGGTGGTCCAGAATTTTAAGGTTGGCCACCTTTCCACCCTGCTCGAAACTGTATCGTATTTCGGTAAAGTCGGGCTGACCGAATACCGGAATAAAAATTTCAGGCTCAATATTAACCTTCCCGGTTGTCGTAACGATTTCTATTGAATTCGAATTTCTGTATCCGGGTGTGGCGTAGCCCACAACCGATGCGGCCGATTTCCAATTGTTTGGATCGTTGGTTAGTCTGTCGGCATGAATGCGCTCCAGCGAAACTCCTTCTTTATCGCGAAGTAGGGTTGAGTGGTAATCATCAGTGTAGAAGAAAGAATCCAGGAGTTCGGCTCCTTCACTTACCAATGAAACCGTTCCCTCATTATCCGGAAAGGAAGGAAGCGCTTCAACTTTAAGTAATTCTTCGGCATGTGGGTAGTGTGATTGAATAGTAAACGGATCAACGGTTAATGCTATGAATGCTTTTGGCGGAAGCAGAAAATCAGCTGTCGTAATTGTTCTCAGGTTTACTGCGTTTCCGCTTTCAAAATATCCAACACTCCAGTTTTTTAAATTGATGTACTTCTCCGAATAATTGAACAACTCCAGAAAGTCAACACCGAATGGCCGTGGGTTAAAAAGTACTTCATTGATCACCACATCTCCTGCTTCGGCCGGTTCAGGAAAACCAAATGACACCTCCCGATGATCTTCCTGAATATGGTTTCCGCTGCAATCATAAATTGATGTTATGGTTACAACGTAGCGTTGCTGCAGCTGAATGGAAGATTCCAGCTCCAGCAACAACTCACGCAATGATGAATTTGCAAAGTTTACCTGCGATACAGTCAGTGTTGGTGAAATCACAAATGCCGATGGGGGCGGAAGAACTTCGTTTAGTTTTTCATCGAAACGCAATTTTAGTTGAGTGGCCGAAACCGGAATGGCCGATAACAAGCGTGGTCCTGTTAAATCAGGCTTTGATGCCTTCACCGAATTTTCTGTACCCGGTGTGCCTCCGCTCGCATGCTCGGAGGCAACCCAGTTCTCTTCTTCTGCACAAATGTTTTCCGGATCAATGAGTTCAAGTGTCCAGCCACCTTGTCGTTTATCATCATCTTTGTACCACGCATCCGTGTAGTTCACCTCGTCTATAAGCATATCGGTTGCATCACGAAGTTTCAGGTTATCCGAACTATTGTTCAGTGTTGGAAAACCCGATATACCAATTACAGTTCCATAGGCAGCAAATGCCGGAGATGATGCAGTTGGTGTAACGATAACATAATCACCCGGCATAAGAATGTGAGCAGGCAGCGTTGCTGTCGAGGAGGCATCCGAAAATTTCCATCCCTGCAAACTGATGGGCTTATTACTTCGGTTGAAGAGTTCAACAAATTCGGCTTCGGGTAAACCAATTAGGGGAGTTGGGTCAGGAAAAATTTCAGTGAAGATGATGTCCTTGTATTCAATGGGAGGTTGCTGAAAGAAAAAGAAATTAGCTTGAGCAGATACGATGGCATTGCCTGCAAGATCCTGAACGTTGGTAACCGTTAACTGACTGGTGATTGCATTCGGAAATGGTTGAGCAAAGGAGAGGTGTACTGTTTTTTCATCGGTTTGTAAAACCACATTCGTGGCTTGTCCCACATCATTGTTCACAAAATAATTTGAAGGATCTTGCGCGGTGTTGCTTTCAAGACGCTCGTTAAAGAAAACATTTAATTCGGTTGAGGAAATTGATTGTACGGATTGAATTTCCGGAGGGTTCTCATCCATAATCTCCGGACCCATATAAAAATCATCAAAGTAAAAGTTGGTGGAGTTGCCCGATGTATACGTGCACCGTAATCCCAAAAAGGACGATGTTGAATACGTATTGTCTGTTCCGGATGCCTCCAACACAAAATCACTTCCACCAGCATAATCAACGAATAATTGCCAGTGCCCCGCTTCGCTTCTTAATACCCTGACACGAACAGTAAAGGCCGAGGCTATTCCACCAGAGGTTGAGGCGCGGCAAACGGAAACAGTATTCGCACCCGTTTGCCGGAACAATTCAATGGCATCAGCAGAGCCTGCTTCACCAAACTGCAGGAAATAGCCGTTCAATGAGCCCGCTACATCCGATTGATCGCTTACCAGGTACACCCGTGCAAAATTATTTCCTGATGGCGCAAACGCCAGTCGGATGAAAAACTGCCATTCATACCCGTTTAATGTAGGTGATGGACTGCCTGCAGATAAAAATGATGTGGTGGCCTGACCGGGGTTATTCAGCTGAAGTTGGCCGTTGGTGTTAACAATAAACTGTGAAACCGTTCCGGTCCATTCGGGGTTATTGGTAAAGTCGCCATCGGAAAAGTTATCAGAAAGCTGAGCGTACACCGGATAGTAAAGTGCAACCGATGCTTGCAACAACAGCGTTTTGATGAGCAGCAATCGTATGCGACTCACGATAGATGTTAATAATTGGTTCGGGGGCATTTGGCTATTACCAAAAATACTATTTTTGCACCCTTATTAGAAATGCCTAAAGCAATGAAGCTAGCAGTAGTGGGGGCCACCGGGTTGGTTGGCCAGGAGATCCTGAAAGTTATCGAAGAAAGAAACTTCCCGTTTGACGAATTGTACTTAGTGGCCTCTGCCAAATCGGTAGGGCAAAAACTTTCCTTTAAGGGGAAAGAATACGAAATCAAGAGCATTGAGGAGGTTTGCAAACTGGCCCCGGATATTGCCATTTTCTCGGCTGGCGGTAGCACTTCGTTGGAATGGGCACCCCGATTCGCAGAAATGGGCAGCATTGTCATCGACAATTCTTCCGCATGGCGCATGGACCCTACCAAAAAACTCATCGTTCCTGAAATAAACGGGCATGAGTTGATGATTGATGATCGCATCATTGCGAATCCGAACTGCTCTACCATTCAAATGGTGATGGCCCTTGCCCCGTTACACGTTAAATATAAGTTGAAGCGCATTGTGGTTTCTACCTACCAGTCGGTTACCGGTACGGGTAAGGATGCTGTTCAGCAACTGACTGATGAGCGTGCAGGCATTGAAGGCAATAAAGTGTATCCGCACAAGATTGACATGAATGCGTTGCCACACATAGATGTGTTTTTGGATAACGGATACACCAAAGAAGAAATGAAGATGGTGAACGAAACCCGTAAAATTCTGGGCGACCAAACCATTGGTGTTACTTCAACTACGGTACGTGTACCAACCATTGGTGGTCATGCTGAAGCGGTAAATGCCGAGTTCTATCACGATTTCACGTGTAGTGAGGCTCGTTCTATTCTGGCCAACACTCCGGGTATTATTGTTCAGGATGATCCAAAGCACAACGTTTATCCTATGCCGGTGAATGCACACGGCCGCGATGAAGTATTTGTAGGAAGAATTCGCAAAGATGAATCGCAACCCAACACGCTCAACTTATGGATTGTGGCCGACAACCTACGCAAAGGTGCCGCTACCAATGCGGTACAGATTGCCGAGTTTATGTTGGAGAAGAGTTTAGTGTATTGATTGCTAATCTATTCTATTCATAAAAGCCGAAGTGATTCGGCTTTTTTATTTTCCAGCAATATGATGTGCCGCCACCCAGGCGGTCGTCCATGCTGCCTGAAAATTAAACCCACCGGTTTCACCATCCAGGTTCAACACTTCGCCCGCAAAAAATAAACCGGGTATTTTTTTACTTTCCATCGTTTTGGTGTTCACTTCGCTCAGATCAACCCCTCCACATGTCACAAACTCTTCTTTATACGTGGTTTTACCTTTCATCAGAAATGTGCATCGGATAAGTTGTTCGATTAACTTATTCATGTGGCGATTACTCATCTCTCCCCAAACCTTGCTTTCTTCAATTTCAGCCTCCTCACAAAGCTTAATCCACAAGCGATTGGGTAATTTGAATTGAGCTTCATTGTATACTTTCAGTTTCGGTCGTGTTTGCTTTATGGATAATAGCAGCGTACGAACTTCTTCTTCCTTCACCTCTCCGATCCAACTTACCAAAACCGTAAACGTATACTTCTTTTCATGAAGCCACTCGGCCGCCCAGGCCGAAAGTTTGATAACTGCTGGGCCACTTAAACCCCAATGTGTAATCAGCACCGGCCCTTGTTGTGAAAATTTTGTGCCTGCAATTTTTACCAACGCCTGGTCGACAGAAACGCCCATCAACGGCACAAACCGTTTTGATGAATCATTGAATGTAAACAGCGAAGGAACGAGTGGTGTAATGGTGTGGCCGGCTTCTTCCAACCATTGGTAGGATTCGCGCTGCGGATGACCCCCGGTTGCGACCAAGATGCTTTTTCCTATAAACTTTTCTCCTGATTGTGTTGAAACACACAGTCCGCCTTCAAGCTGCTCAAGTTTGACAACATTTGCATGCTGCTTGATTTCAATTTTCAGTTTAGATGCTTCCTCTAAAAAACAATCGATAATGGTTTGAGATGAGTCCGTAACCGGAAACATCCTTCCATCAGGCTCTACTTTTAGCGTTATACCTTTTTTCGCAAACCAGTCTTCCACATCCTTTGCCTGAAATTTTTGAAACAGTGAGCGAAGCATTTTTTCGCCTCGCGGATAGTGATGCGCCAATGCCTTGGGTTGAAACTCATGGTGCGTCACGTTGCATCTTCCGCCACCCGAGACTTTTACTTTCGCCAACAGCTTGGATGATTTTTCCAGAATCAGCACACGCATACCAGGTTTAATTGAAGCGGCTTGAATCGCCCCGAAAAAACCGGCTGCACCTCCACCGATAACAATCAATTCAAACATGCCGACAAATTACTTTTTATTGCAAACATGCGCTTTGTATACCTCATTTTTACTTTTGATCCTGATTCCATTACCGTACTTTTAGATCAGTTATGAAAACAACAAGCATCTTCTTCTTATTTCTACTTAGCGCTTTTCTGTCGTTTGGTCAAAAACAAGTAACAAATGAAGAGGGGGGCTATCGCATAACCATACCCGAATCATGGGGCGTGAAAAAAGAAGCAACGGTTACGGATGTCTACTCTCCGGATGAAGGAGGCCAGGACGTGTGGCAAGAATACCTTGGTATCAGTACCGGTGCGGCCAACGGCCTCACGCTTGATGAAGCTTTCAACTATTATATAAAAACCGATTTTCCAGAGTACTACCCGAATTTTAGTGTTATCAATTCAGGCAAGGAAACCGTTAGCGGGTTGCCCGTACGCTGGGCGCTTTGTTCATACCGTGCCGATGGTGCCGCAAACAACGAAAGCAAGTCGGCTGTAATTTATAACCTCTTCTACCTGTTTCTCAAAGACGATGTGCTGTACTTTTTAAATGGAATTGCCGTAGAGAGTGAGTACCCGCGGTTTGAAGATACGTTTCGCCAGATTGCCCGGTCTTTTTCTGTTTCAAAGTGATTTCGCGTATTGCTTCCGAAGTTGTTCAGCAATACATCTTCGATCACGAACACGAAGATGAGCGAAAACTTGCGTTAAGTAAAAAAGAAATCTTAGGTGTACCACCGGCCGTACTAGCTGAACAAATTCGTGGGAGAAAGAAAGCCAAAGAAAAACTTCCTTCTCATTATCGTACCCGGGGAATTGTCTATCCACCAGGAATTAATCTTGAGCAATGCTCCTCCGAGCAAACCGCAGCATTTAAAGCATCTATCATTCAAAAGCACCTGGGCATCAAACTTACTTCGTGTGCCGATTTAACGGGCGGCTTTGGAGTTGACTCATTCGCGTTCAGCAAAATTTGCAACACGGTGCACACCGTTGATCCCAATGAAGGCCTGCTTGAAATCGCGAAGCATAATCATACCCTTCTGGGGGCCACAAACATTTTCTATCACAGCCAAACAGCTGAAGATTTTTTACTACAAAACGAGAACAGATTTGATTTTATTTACATTGATCCTTCGCGCAGGAGAAACGCCAATCAACGTGTTTTTAAATTTTCTGAATGCGAACCGAACGTTGTTGATTTGCTCAGCCCATTGCTGAAGAAATCCGATGTCGTTTTAGTCAAAGCTTCTCCTCTTGTTGATATCTCACAGGGTTTGCAGGAGTTGCCGCACACGCAGCATGTTTATGTTCTTTCAGTAAACAATGAATGTAAAGAGGTGCTTTTTCTATGCACCTCCAATCCAGAACAGGAACCGGTTATTCACGCAGTGAATCTGGTACACGAAGTGGTTCATGAATTTTCGTTTTCCCAAACAGAGGAAAAGAAATCAACATCCTCCATTTCTGTTCCATCAACTTACCTTTACGAGCCAAATGCATCCATTCTTAAAGCGGGAGCTTTTAAGTTGGTCGCCACCCGATTTAACATACACAAAGTGCACGTGAACACACATTTGTATACAAGTGATAAGTTGGTTCACGATTTTCCAGGCAGGATCTTCAAAGTAGAGGCTATTGTAAAACCAGACGCTAAATCCATCAAACCTTACCTACCAGAAGAAAGAGCAAATGTGATTACACGGAATTATCCATTGATCCCGGATACCCTTAGGAAAAGGATAGGCTTGAAAGACGGGGGGGAGAAATATGTTATTGGGTTTACGACAGCAGACAAGCCGTTAGTCATTGTTGCCGAAAGGCTGTCTTGATTTTTGTAATAAACTAGGCTGAATGTCAAAAAGCTGTTTCGCAGATGTAGTAGTTACTTCAGCAAAAGTTTATTCAATTCTATTTCAATGTTTTCTGAATATCCTGCTGTTACAAATTGAATAATGCCATTTTTATCTATGATAACATATTCAGGCACCCCATACACATAATATTTTTCTGCATCTTCTTTTGAGCCGTAGAAAACAGCGTAATTCAAATTTCTTTGTTCGGCAAAGAGTTTTAGTTTAGAAAAGGTCTTCTCATCGCTGGCTATACTCCATATTTCAAACTCTTCTTCAGGATACTTTAAAGCAAGCTCCTTTATCCTGGGAATACTTTCTATGCATGGTCCACACCAAATTTCCCAAAAATTGAGTAGCACAACTTTCCCCTTCATATCTGAAAGTCTGGCCTTACCTCCATTGATATTCTCTAGTTCAAGATTGGGAGCGTTTGTCCCGTAAAGTTCTGCCAGACGGCTAACAGGATTGCCCTGTTTTAATTCTTTATAAGAAGCCAACGTTTCATAATCAATATCCGGCATAGAAACGCTCTTATCATTAATCCTGATATTACTCAATGTTGCTTCATTTACCTGCCGTTCTCCAAAAGAGTTTTCTAAAAAATGATAACGGTAAAATGGCAGATGGCTTTCTTTGGAGATATAAATTTTCTTGAATCTGTTGCGTACGTCATAAACATGGCTATCGGCATACCTGATCGTCAGAACATGACAATCAGGTAATTCTTCATAGCTAATCTCAGTATATCCATAACCCAACTTACTGTCATAAGGAATTTCAGGTAAAAGTAATTCCTCTAAAATCATTTGCCCACCTGGATAACCAAGAAAGGTTCTGTAATGAAGCGATTGAACAGATTCCAGTGACTTATCTTTATGGTTAATCGCCAACGCCTTCTCTCCATCGAATAGAAACTCATACATACTATTATTTGCTCCGTAAAATAAAAATGGGAACTTGGGGTTTTGCGTATTTTTCTTCAGTGTAGCCTTCCCTGATTTAATCTGTACACTACCACTTACGAAAGTATCAACCTTATGTATCTCATAGCTCAAGCTTTCCAATTGATTGATTTTTTCATACATCGTATGTAACATTTCCTCGCCAGTCTGTGCAAAAACGCTAACTGTTGACATGATGAGCAGCATAAATGCGAATACTGTTTTCATCGACACTGTGTTCTACTCTTAGAAAATTATTACCAATTAAATGGGGGGTTCTATCCCAGAAAATAAATCACCCAATGCACCGCATAACTGATTAACGCAACACTACCATAAACCTTAATCACTTTTCTCCTGTTCTGTACATCTTCCCACCACAACAGCAGCCAAGGTTTAAACAAACCCGCCACCATAAACATCAAACTGGCCAGGCTCATCAACAAAAAGAACAGGCGCACATTGTCCATGCATTAAAAGTAAGAATTTTTCAGCACGCCTTTTTGATGCGGGGGCACGCCACCTTACCTTTGCGCCTCGCTTACGCGGTTTTTGATTTTGAAGGCGACTGAGTTTCTGAAGCTGTACTGCGCGGATGGTCTGGTAAAGACCGTAGCCGCAGGGGTTGCTGCGCAAAACCCACACATTCGGATTAAAGGATTGGCTGGCAGCCTGGATGCGGTGCTGGTGGCCGCCTCGTTTACGTTGCATCCGCAGGATTACCTGATCGTGCTGCAGGACAGGGAGGAGGCTGCATACTTTCAAAATGACCTTCAGAGTTTGTTGGGGCAGGAGATTCTTATGTTCCCCATGTCGTACAAGCGGC contains these protein-coding regions:
- a CDS encoding pseudouridine synthase — encoded protein: MRKRNTSGPARGKSDRSLGKKSFDKPTGSRFSKGSKRDSSDDEKRPFRKKDSTTSFGKSGERKGRSFDKPKGSGFSKSERGSSSDSRSFRKKDSTTSFEKGGERKEKSFDKPKSTGFSKSVRGSSSSFERGDDRRKKFSKSGSSSFSSQPAKPRRKDEAGEQPRGFFNKQKFNRNKPGKYSSKKEEAPTIANTTGKIRLNRYIANSGICSRREADERIKLGLVSVNGKVITEMGFLVSPGDDVRYESKKLQAEKPVYILMNKPKGYLTTTSDPQERNTVMHIIGNAVKERIYPVGRLDRNTTGLLLFTNDGDLADKLSHPSYNVKKIYKVELSRPLTKNDFQKILDGVQLEEGRAMVDDLAIVSDDGKTVGIELHIGWNRVVRRIFEKLEYEVVKLDRSVYAGLDKKDLPRGHFRHLTKEEIIRLKHLQ
- the scpB gene encoding SMC-Scp complex subunit ScpB; amino-acid sequence: MDFLQNHIEALIFCSPTPVKLADIKSCLSEMFNADVPEEDIVNAIKRLEDKFLSEEFSFQLNKAGGGYQFLTKPAYQSSIAILLKQQSKKRLSTSAMETLAIIAYKQPISKTDIENIRGVNCDYAVQKLLDKGLVEIKGKAETIGRPMLYGTSPKFMEYFGINDLADLPVPKDFTSEINVIGESTDLKEPDAQA
- a CDS encoding TraR/DksA C4-type zinc finger protein is translated as MSVPEDKTRYSDEELKEFETLILEKLEKARGEYKILKETLNRNNDEGTDATSGGNTKVLEDGAETAEKENLSQLAARQQKYITNLENALVRIKNGTYGICSVTGKLIPKERLIAVPHTTQSIEAKMMKKD
- a CDS encoding lamin tail domain-containing protein, with the protein product MSRIRLLLIKTLLLQASVALYYPVYAQLSDNFSDGDFTNNPEWTGTVSQFIVNTNGQLQLNNPGQATTSFLSAGSPSPTLNGYEWQFFIRLAFAPSGNNFARVYLVSDQSDVAGSLNGYFLQFGEAGSADAIELFRQTGANTVSVCRASTSGGIASAFTVRVRVLRSEAGHWQLFVDYAGGSDFVLEASGTDNTYSTSSFLGLRCTYTSGNSTNFYFDDFYMGPEIMDENPPEIQSVQSISSTELNVFFNERLESNTAQDPSNYFVNNDVGQATNVVLQTDEKTVHLSFAQPFPNAITSQLTVTNVQDLAGNAIVSAQANFFFFQQPPIEYKDIIFTEIFPDPTPLIGLPEAEFVELFNRSNKPISLQGWKFSDASSTATLPAHILMPGDYVIVTPTASSPAFAAYGTVIGISGFPTLNNSSDNLKLRDATDMLIDEVNYTDAWYKDDDKRQGGWTLELIDPENICAEEENWVASEHASGGTPGTENSVKASKPDLTGPRLLSAIPVSATQLKLRFDEKLNEVLPPPSAFVISPTLTVSQVNFANSSLRELLLELESSIQLQQRYVVTITSIYDCSGNHIQEDHREVSFGFPEPAEAGDVVINEVLFNPRPFGVDFLELFNYSEKYINLKNWSVGYFESGNAVNLRTITTADFLLPPKAFIALTVDPFTIQSHYPHAEELLKVEALPSFPDNEGTVSLVSEGAELLDSFFYTDDYHSTLLRDKEGVSLERIHADRLTNDPNNWKSAASVVGYATPGYRNSNSIEIVTTTGKVNIEPEIFIPVFGQPDFTEIRYSFEQGGKVANLKILDHQGREVKQLANNETLATEGFFRWDGERDDGTRARPGYYVVWLEVFDGNGNVDTYRKRVVIAARY
- a CDS encoding aspartate-semialdehyde dehydrogenase produces the protein MKLAVVGATGLVGQEILKVIEERNFPFDELYLVASAKSVGQKLSFKGKEYEIKSIEEVCKLAPDIAIFSAGGSTSLEWAPRFAEMGSIVIDNSSAWRMDPTKKLIVPEINGHELMIDDRIIANPNCSTIQMVMALAPLHVKYKLKRIVVSTYQSVTGTGKDAVQQLTDERAGIEGNKVYPHKIDMNALPHIDVFLDNGYTKEEMKMVNETRKILGDQTIGVTSTTVRVPTIGGHAEAVNAEFYHDFTCSEARSILANTPGIIVQDDPKHNVYPMPVNAHGRDEVFVGRIRKDESQPNTLNLWIVADNLRKGAATNAVQIAEFMLEKSLVY
- a CDS encoding NAD(P)/FAD-dependent oxidoreductase, which codes for MFELIVIGGGAAGFFGAIQAASIKPGMRVLILEKSSKLLAKVKVSGGGRCNVTHHEFQPKALAHHYPRGEKMLRSLFQKFQAKDVEDWFAKKGITLKVEPDGRMFPVTDSSQTIIDCFLEEASKLKIEIKQHANVVKLEQLEGGLCVSTQSGEKFIGKSILVATGGHPQRESYQWLEEAGHTITPLVPSLFTFNDSSKRFVPLMGVSVDQALVKIAGTKFSQQGPVLITHWGLSGPAVIKLSAWAAEWLHEKKYTFTVLVSWIGEVKEEEVRTLLLSIKQTRPKLKVYNEAQFKLPNRLWIKLCEEAEIEESKVWGEMSNRHMNKLIEQLIRCTFLMKGKTTYKEEFVTCGGVDLSEVNTKTMESKKIPGLFFAGEVLNLDGETGGFNFQAAWTTAWVAAHHIAGK
- a CDS encoding RsmD family RNA methyltransferase, translated to MISRIASEVVQQYIFDHEHEDERKLALSKKEILGVPPAVLAEQIRGRKKAKEKLPSHYRTRGIVYPPGINLEQCSSEQTAAFKASIIQKHLGIKLTSCADLTGGFGVDSFAFSKICNTVHTVDPNEGLLEIAKHNHTLLGATNIFYHSQTAEDFLLQNENRFDFIYIDPSRRRNANQRVFKFSECEPNVVDLLSPLLKKSDVVLVKASPLVDISQGLQELPHTQHVYVLSVNNECKEVLFLCTSNPEQEPVIHAVNLVHEVVHEFSFSQTEEKKSTSSISVPSTYLYEPNASILKAGAFKLVATRFNIHKVHVNTHLYTSDKLVHDFPGRIFKVEAIVKPDAKSIKPYLPEERANVITRNYPLIPDTLRKRIGLKDGGEKYVIGFTTADKPLVIVAERLS
- a CDS encoding TlpA disulfide reductase family protein produces the protein MKTVFAFMLLIMSTVSVFAQTGEEMLHTMYEKINQLESLSYEIHKVDTFVSGSVQIKSGKATLKKNTQNPKFPFLFYGANNSMYEFLFDGEKALAINHKDKSLESVQSLHYRTFLGYPGGQMILEELLLPEIPYDSKLGYGYTEISYEELPDCHVLTIRYADSHVYDVRNRFKKIYISKESHLPFYRYHFLENSFGERQVNEATLSNIRINDKSVSMPDIDYETLASYKELKQGNPVSRLAELYGTNAPNLELENINGGKARLSDMKGKVVLLNFWEIWCGPCIESIPRIKELALKYPEEEFEIWSIASDEKTFSKLKLFAEQRNLNYAVFYGSKEDAEKYYVYGVPEYVIIDKNGIIQFVTAGYSENIEIELNKLLLK